One Vanessa cardui chromosome 14, ilVanCard2.1, whole genome shotgun sequence DNA segment encodes these proteins:
- the LOC124535154 gene encoding 28S ribosomal protein S24, mitochondrial gives MNTSIIKIAQATNVLSQFSPVFASQFHTSSALCRVVSGKYRITKKRDRPLTYEMANPPHYIAHRKSWNSWNTSSLKDGLRKSETAVEDEFIRRFINGTWHGLVCSEVIIKRQFNHIRIAAIMRRAVSPTKMYFLIGYTEELLSTWIQCPVTLELQTVDSYEDVVFKYI, from the exons ATGAATACATCTATCATAAAAATCGCCCAG GCTACAAATGTACTGTCGCAATTTTCTCCGGTATTTGCGTCCCAGTTCCATACATCATCAGCACTCTGCAGAGTCGTTTCAGGGAAATATAGAATAACGAAGAAGAGAGACAGGCCACTAACTTATGAAATGGCTAATCCGCCTCACTATATCGCTCACCGAAAGTCTTGGAACTCTTGGAATACGT CAAGTTTAAAAGATGGTCTACGAAAATCAGAAACAGCAGTCGAGGATGAGTTTATCAGAAGATTCATAAATGGAACCTGGCATGGCCTTGTTTGTAGCGAG gTTATAATAAAACGACAGTTCAATCATATTAGAATAGCAGCAATCATGAGACGAGCAGTGTCTCCAACAAAGATGTACTTCCTAATAGGCTACACTGAGGAACTTTTATCAACATGGATACAATGTCCAGTTACATTGGAGCTGCAAACAGTTGACAGCTACGAAGATGTcgtcttcaaatatatttga
- the LOC124535132 gene encoding CCR4-NOT transcription complex subunit 6-like isoform X3: MCYNVLCDKYATRQMYGYCPSWALEWDYRKKGILDEIRHYSADIISLQEVETDQFYNFFLPELKQDGYDGIFSPKSRAKTMSESERKYVDGCAIFFRSAKFSLVKEHLIEFNQLAMANSEGSDNMLNRVMPKDNIGLAALLKTKEAAWENGIPTDSSTLAQPIVVCTAHIHWDPEFCDVKLIQTMMLSNELRSILDDSARTLRLSGMKDNVQLLLCGDFNSLPDSGVVEFLSAGRVSADHRDFKELGYATSLRRMSGSEHEFTHNFKLASAYSEDIMPYTNYTFDFKGIIDYIFYSKQSMTPLGLLGPLSQDWFREHKVVGCPHPHIPSDHFPLLVELEMCPSSSGNSNGLIGRR, encoded by the exons ATGTGTTACAACGTTCTGTGCGACAAATACGCGACAAGACAGATGTACGGATACTGCCCGAGCTGGGCGCTCGAGTGGGACTACAGGAAGAAGGGCATACTCGATGAGATAAGACATTACTCAGCGGACATCATCAGCTTACAG GAAGTGGAAACGGATCAgttctacaatttttttctcCCGGAGCTGAAACAAGACGGCTACGATGGTATATTTTCCCCCAAATCACGCGCAAAAACGATGTCCGAATCGGAACGGAAATACGTTGACGGTTGCGCCATCTTCTTTAGATCTGCTAA attcTCATTAGTAAAGGAACACCTAATCGAATTTAATCAACTAGCAATGGCGAATAGCGAAGGTTCGGATAACATGTTGAACCGAGTGATGCCGAAAGACAACATAGGTCTGGCCGCGCTATTAAAGACCAAGGAAGCCGCGTGGGAAAACG GTATACCAACAGACTCATCAACTCTCGCACAACCAATAGTAGTGTGCACCGCACACATACATTGGGACCCGGAATTCTGTGACGTCAAATTGATCCAAACGATGATGCTCAGTAATGAACTGAGATCGATTCTAGACGATTCCGCGAGAACTCTCCGCCTGTCGGGAATGAAGGACAACGTGCAGCTCTTGCTGTGCGGAGACTTTAACTCTCTGCCGGATAGTG GTGTTGTCGAGTTTCTGTCGGCGGGTCGAGTGTCGGCGGATCATCGGGATTTCAAAGAATTGGGCTATGCGACGTCGTTAAGGCGCATGTCCGGTTCCGAACATGAATTCACGCACAACTTCAAACTGGCCTCGGCCTACAGCGAGGACATCATGCCCTACACTAATTACAC ATTCGACTTCAAAGGCATCATCGACTACATCTTCTACAGTAAGCAGTCGATGACGCCGCTGGGGCTGCTGGGTCCGCTGTCGCAGGACTGGTTCCGCGAGCACAAGGTCGTCGGCTGTCCCCACCCGCACATACCCTCAG ACCACTTCCCGCTGTTAGTCGAGCTCGAGATGTGCCCGAGCTCGAGCGGCAACAGTAACGGCCTGATCGGGCGCAGGTAG